Proteins encoded within one genomic window of Sphingobacteriales bacterium:
- a CDS encoding phage integrase SAM-like domain-containing protein, with translation MYISEKRKLCKESTVKKVVTTYNLLLEFQKSHYTLTFEKINNDFKVDLLSYMTDEKKYLNNNISKHFSIIKTFMRWASQKEYHSNTKFEQIKYQSDVVDVLALTEEELEKIINVNLGFSKSLDKTRDIFVFGCLTGQRFSDLMNLKLGDLNLESTNPTWALYQVKGNKRKKIVVPLLPKAIEILNKHCDFTNPIECYAFKIQCNQKMNQNIKVVAELAKVNSPVAKNRYSGKRRIDVLKPKHQFITIHTARKTFVTLNLLKGLQPDLIRAITGHQDHRVMLSTWLYQNKQQLMNLIKYGANLLDRKINIKQDCHKQRTIKYANN, from the coding sequence ATGTATATCTCTGAAAAGAGAAAACTTTGTAAAGAGAGTACTGTAAAAAAGGTGGTCACCACATACAACCTATTATTAGAATTTCAAAAATCACACTACACATTAACTTTTGAAAAAATAAACAATGATTTTAAAGTTGATTTACTGTCTTATATGACAGATGAAAAGAAATACCTGAATAACAATATCAGTAAACATTTCTCTATTATAAAAACATTCATGAGATGGGCTTCACAAAAAGAATATCATTCCAACACAAAATTTGAACAGATTAAGTATCAGTCTGATGTTGTGGATGTATTAGCGTTAACAGAAGAAGAGTTGGAGAAGATAATCAATGTTAATCTCGGTTTTAGCAAATCTTTAGACAAAACAAGGGATATTTTTGTTTTCGGTTGTCTGACTGGCCAGAGGTTCTCAGACCTAATGAATCTCAAATTGGGTGACTTAAATCTGGAATCAACCAATCCCACATGGGCACTATATCAAGTTAAAGGAAATAAACGTAAGAAGATAGTTGTTCCCTTGCTACCTAAAGCCATAGAAATCCTAAATAAACATTGTGACTTCACAAATCCTATTGAATGTTACGCATTCAAAATACAATGTAATCAGAAAATGAATCAAAACATAAAAGTGGTAGCAGAGCTAGCAAAGGTAAACTCACCTGTCGCCAAGAACCGTTACTCCGGAAAGAGGCGTATTGATGTACTCAAACCGAAACATCAATTTATTACTATACACACTGCAAGAAAGACATTTGTTACGCTTAATTTACTTAAAGGCTTACAACCTGATTTAATACGAGCTATCACTGGACACCAAGATCATAGAGTAATGTTAAGTACTTGGCTATATCAGAACAAACAACAATTAATGAATTTAATAAAATATGGAGCTAATCTTTTAGATAGAAAAATTAATATAAAACAAGATTGTCATAAACAAAGAACAATAAAATATGCAAACAATTAG
- a CDS encoding helix-turn-helix domain-containing protein — protein sequence MKTFQIEGINKDEFMEILKLTFYDFIPHIKKELQSDEEELLNIKDTCRLLNKTRATIYNYIKKEIKPFDKPLRRGGSIYFKKSEILRYQENI from the coding sequence ATGAAAACTTTTCAAATCGAAGGAATAAATAAAGATGAATTTATGGAAATATTAAAACTAACATTTTATGATTTTATTCCTCATATAAAAAAAGAACTACAGTCTGATGAAGAAGAACTATTAAACATAAAAGATACTTGTAGGTTATTAAATAAGACACGTGCAACGATTTACAACTATATCAAAAAGGAAATAAAACCTTTTGATAAACCACTTAGACGCGGCGGGAGTATTTATTTCAAGAAATCTGAGATCTTACGTTATCAAGAGAATATTTAA
- a CDS encoding HAD family phosphatase, giving the protein MSRIDGCEQIVQESSFRISSATQLFLFSRMHSISTLIFDLGGVIINLKSEQDWLEQNLLPNFHPESLQQLQQQHFFHDFETGKITPSDFIRQLKSIALEKNVSDETIIRHWNGILKDIPAHRIDLLRRLKDRHRLILLSNTNAIHVDAIRRYMKSAFGEDVLESSFHTCYYSQQIGLRKPGREIYEFVLQEQKLPAERCVFLDDKPENLTEPGKLGIRTILVDKDISELIAGDFFSEPVKSMDSRLWTID; this is encoded by the coding sequence ATGTCTCGCATCGACGGCTGTGAACAAATAGTACAGGAATCAAGCTTCCGGATTTCCTCTGCAACGCAGCTTTTCTTATTTTCGCGCATGCATTCCATCTCCACCCTCATCTTTGACCTCGGCGGCGTCATTATCAACCTGAAATCCGAGCAGGATTGGCTGGAGCAGAATCTGCTGCCGAATTTCCATCCCGAATCATTACAGCAGCTGCAACAGCAGCATTTTTTCCACGACTTTGAAACGGGGAAAATCACTCCGTCCGATTTTATACGGCAGCTGAAATCCATTGCTCTGGAAAAAAACGTTTCCGATGAAACAATCATCCGGCACTGGAACGGCATCCTGAAAGATATACCTGCTCACCGCATTGATTTACTACGCCGGCTGAAGGATAGGCACCGCCTGATTTTACTGAGCAATACCAACGCCATCCATGTGGATGCCATCCGCCGCTATATGAAATCGGCATTCGGCGAGGATGTCCTCGAATCCTCCTTCCATACCTGCTACTATTCCCAGCAAATCGGGCTGCGCAAACCCGGCAGGGAGATTTATGAATTTGTCCTGCAGGAACAAAAGCTGCCTGCGGAACGCTGTGTTTTCCTCGATGACAAGCCTGAAAACCTGACCGAACCCGGCAAATTGGGTATCCGCACGATTTTAGTCGATAAGGATATCTCCGAACTGATAGCGGGTGATTTTTTTTCGGAGCCTGTGAAATCAATGGACAGCCGACTGTGGACTATCGACTAA